In Stigmatopora nigra isolate UIUO_SnigA chromosome 11, RoL_Snig_1.1, whole genome shotgun sequence, the following proteins share a genomic window:
- the pkp4 gene encoding plakophilin-4 isoform X2 has translation MGNFKGGMPVPEQSPVMEEGLLSRSRSSGRNMELKSMANNILASVKEQELQFERLTRELEVERQIVANQLERCRLDAESPGAGSSSSSEKSLPWRTADIPNPGHLQSRPTDSSQSPNYRTRIESEQLSPYSPEQSSPHEMSIGNSHSSIPMNSYSDSGYQDATTAYHSNQNAVKSELRMQHSFPGAGTSTSTPAKTVRAEGQASAQVLSVGGVVPGRAMRRVSSVPSRSHSPSHVSSVSPPRSSLRTGAGSTYGSPIVTEPKPLSCIFSTTLPPSTNRAGTGGSPLSTLKNSPAALRRVGSANSRQASTSRTTSPYQASVGSSSGRVGSPLTLTEGKQLCHSSPVRASMVAVPQHYSSTLPHTLIHNADPYRPQGYDVYERRSRPESLADPVLDDVQGMRNTYATQHNQLGQDPRATVSPERRIAPIFEDRMYQAPLFNTQQATLCRSASGMGSLQRTSSQRSAMTYQRTNLALNTAATYADPYRSAQYRPCDSNYSRQAGIMDDPTRSPSIDSIQKDPREFAWRDPELTEVIHMLQHHFPSVQANAAAYLQHLCFGDNRIKAEVCRLGGIKHLVDLLDHKVLEVQRNSCGALRNLVYGKVMDENKIALRNAGGIPALLRLLRKSVDAEIRELVTGVLWNLSSCDAVKMTIIRDALSTLTNTVIIPHSGWSSSTFEEDHKLKFHSSLVLRNTTGCLRNLSSAGEEARKQMRTCEGLVDSLLYVIKACVNTSDFDSKIVENCICTLRNLSYRLELELPPSRLIGVQEVDAILGSESPCKDVSSSCWGRKKKKKKKNSQEDTWDGVGPIPGFSKPPMGAEMLWHPAVVKPYLTLLAESSNPSTLEGAAGSLQNLSAGNWKFAAYIRASVRKEKGLPILVELLRMDNDRVVCSVATALRNMALDVRNKELIGKYAMRDLVNRLPGGNTTLLSDETVAAICCTLHEVTSRNMENAKALADTGGIEKLVNITKGRGDRFSLKVVKASAQVLSTLWQYRDLRAIYKKDGWTQNHFLTPVSTLERDRFKSQPALPTNSTQLSPLNHPAASAMSSPAIRDHGLRDYPRTQSTMQFYNYPVDNSIHQIQYTGSGKPSPYYYPSPTREEPRRTQPLYFTDEVGRRTYDPYRMFVQHPHGYNDGYADEVLTYVPAMDYSGQTQTLKPTNNYVDIYASTRRPSYRPEQYPGSPDSWV, from the exons GAACTCCAGTTTGAAAGGCTGACGCGAGAGCTGGAGGTTGAGAGGCAGATTGTGGCCAATCAACTGGAAAGATGCAGACTTGATGCAGAGTCACCAGGTGCTGGAAGCAGCAG CTCATCTGAAAAGTCTCTGCCATGGAGAACTGCCG ACATCCCCAACCCGGGGCACCTCCAGTCACGACCCACCGACAGCTCTCAGTCTCCAAATTACCGCACAAGGATCGAGTCGGAGCAGTTGTCGCCATACTCTCCGGAACAGTCCTCCCCTCATGAAA TGTCCATAGGGAACTCGCACAGTTCAATTCCGATGAATTCATACTCAGACAGCGGTTACCAGGATGCGACCACCGCCTACCACAGCAACCAGAATGCGGTCAAATCAGAGCTGAGGATGCAGCACTCCTTTCCTGGTGCAGGCACTAGCACAAGCACCCCCGCCAAGACCGTCAGGGCGGAGGGGCAAGCCTCGGCACAG GTCCTATCCGTGGGTGGAGTGGTGCCTGGCCGTGCAATGCGGAGAGTTAGCTCAGTGCCTTCTCGCTCTCACTCCCCATCCCATGTGAGCAGCGTGTCACCCCCCCGCAGCTCCCTGCGTACCGGTGCAGGCAGCACATACGGTTCGCCCATTGTCACGGAGCCCAAACCCCTCTCCTGTATCTTTTCCACCACTTTGCCCCCCTCCACCAACCGTGCCGGAACTGGTGGCTCGCCTCTATCCACCCTGAAAAACTCCCCGGCCGCTCTACGACGTGTGGGTTCTGCCAACTCCAGACAGGCCAGCACAAGCCGCACAACGTCACCCTACCAGGCCTCAGTGGGCTCTTCGTCGGGCCGTGTGGGCTCGCCTCTGACACTGACGGAGGGCAAGCAGCTCTGTCACTCGTCTCCGGTTCGAGCGAGTATGGTGGCTGTACCCCAACACTACAGCTCAACTCTGCCCCATACCCTCATCCACAACGCTGATCCTTACAGGCCGCAGGGGTATGACGTTTACGAGCGCAGGTCACGGCCTGAAAGCCTTGCAG ACCCTGTGTTGGATGATGTTCAAG GCATGCGTAACACGTATGCCACTCAGCACAACCAGTTGGGCCAAGACCCGAGGGCCACCGTATCTCCAGAGCGTCGTATTGCGCCCATCTTTGAGGACCGCATGTATCAAGCCCCCTTGTTCAACACGCAACAGGCCACCCTCTGCAGAAGCGCTTCAG GCATGGGGAGTCTCCAGCGGACATCAAGTCAACGCAGTGCCATGACTTACCAAAGAACAAACTTGGCTCTTAACACAGCTGCCACCTATGCGGATCCGTATCGCTCGGCGCAGTATCGGCCATGCGACTCCAACTACAGTCGTCAGGCTGGCATCATGGATGATCCCACCCGCTCACCCTCAATAGACAGCATCCAGAAGGACCCCAG GGAGTTTGCTTGGCGCGACCCAGAGCTGACAGAAGTGATTCACATGCTGCAGCACCACTTCCCATCCGTGCAGGCCAACGCAGCCGCCTACCTTCAGCACCTCTGCTTTGGTGATAACCGAATTAAGGCCGAG GTATGTCGGCTAGGCGGGATCAAACACCTGGTTGACTTACTAGACCATAAAGTGCTGGAGGTCCAGAGGAACTCCTGTGGAGCTCTGAGGAACCTAGTATATGGAAAAGTAATGGATGAAAACAAGATAGCTCTGAGGAACGCAGGTGGCATCCCAGCTCTTCTCCGACTGCTAAGGAAAAGTGTTGATGCAGAGATTCGAGAGCTTGTCACAG GGGTGCTGTGGAATCTGTCGTCTTGCGACGCCGTCAAGATGACAATCATCCGCGACGCCTTATCTACTCTGACCAACACTGTGATTATACCCCACTCGGGATGGAGCAGCTCAACTTTTGAAGAGGACCACAAACTTAAATTTCACTCATCGTTGGTCCTCAGAAACACTACAGGTTGCTTGAG AAACCTGAGCTCAGCTGGCGAGGAGGCCCGAAAACAGATGCGCACCTGTGAGGGTTTGGTTGACTCACTGCTCTACGTCATCAAAGCATGCGTCAACACTTCAGACTTTGATAGCAAG ATAGTGGAGAACTGCATTTGCACGCTAAGGAACCTGTCGTACCGCCTGGAGCTGGAGCTGCCTCCGTCGCGCCTGATCGGCGTACAGGAGGTCGACGCCATTCTGGGATCTGAATCGCCATGCAAAGATGTCAGCTCTAGCTGCTGgggaaggaagaagaagaagaagaaaaagaactcACAGGAAGACACC tGGGATGGCGTGGGACCCATTCCAGGTTTCTCAAAGCCACCCATGGGCGCCGAGATGCTTTGGCACCCTGCGGTGGTAAAGCCTTACTTGACGTTACTCGCCGAGAGCTCCAATCCTTCCACACTTGAGGGTGCTGCCGGGTCACTTCAGAATCTGTCAGCTGGCAACTGGAAG TTTGCAGCATACATCCGGGCTTCAGTGCGTAAGGAGAAAGGACTGCCTATCCTTGTGGAGCTCCTGCGGATGGATAATGATCGGGTGGTATGTTCGGTGGCGACCGCACTGAGAAACATGGCGCTGGATGTCCGAAATAAAGAGCTCATTG GGAAGTACGCCATGAGGGACCTGGTCAACCGCCTCCCTGGGGGAAATACCACCTTGCTGTCGGACGAGACGGTGGCGGCCATCTGTTGCACCTTGCATGAGGTCACAAGCAGGAACATGGAAAACGCCAAGGCGCTGGCAGACACGGGCGGAATTGAGAAGCTAGTCAACATCACCAAGGGCAGAGGAGACCG ATTTTCTCTAAAAGTGGTCAAGGCGTCTGCTCAGGTGCTCAGCACATTGTGGCAGTACAGAGATTTACGTGCCATTTATAAGAAA GACGGATGGACTCAAAACCATTTCCTCACTCCCGTATCCACACTGGAGCGGGACAGGTTTAAATCACAGCCTGCCCTCCCCACCAACAGTACTCAGCTGTCCCCCCTCAACCACCCTG CCGCCAGCGCCATGTCGTCTCCTGCCATTCGCGATCACGGCCTGAGAGATTATCCAAGAACACAGTCAACTATGCAGTTTTACAACTACCCAGTGGACAACAGTATTCACCAAATCCAGTATACAG GTTCTGGAAAGCCTTCACCGTATTACTACCCGTCACCCACGCGGGAGGAGCCCAGACGAACACAG CCTTTGTATTTCACCGATGAGGTCGGCAGGAGGACATACGATCCGTACAGGATGTTCGTGCAGCATCCGCACGGCTACAACGACGGCTACGCGGACGAAGTCTTGACGTACGTGCCCGCCATGGACTACAGTGGGCAGACGCAGACGCTTAAGCCCACCAACAACTACGTGGACATTTACGCCAGCACGCGCAGGCCCTCTTACCGACCCGAGCAGTACCCCGGATCCCCAGACTCGTGGGTCTAA
- the pkp4 gene encoding plakophilin-4 isoform X1: MFPESNAKERKAGGMPVPEQSPVMEEGLLSRSRSSGRNMELKSMANNILASVKEQELQFERLTRELEVERQIVANQLERCRLDAESPGAGSSSSSEKSLPWRTADIPNPGHLQSRPTDSSQSPNYRTRIESEQLSPYSPEQSSPHEMSIGNSHSSIPMNSYSDSGYQDATTAYHSNQNAVKSELRMQHSFPGAGTSTSTPAKTVRAEGQASAQVLSVGGVVPGRAMRRVSSVPSRSHSPSHVSSVSPPRSSLRTGAGSTYGSPIVTEPKPLSCIFSTTLPPSTNRAGTGGSPLSTLKNSPAALRRVGSANSRQASTSRTTSPYQASVGSSSGRVGSPLTLTEGKQLCHSSPVRASMVAVPQHYSSTLPHTLIHNADPYRPQGYDVYERRSRPESLADPVLDDVQGMRNTYATQHNQLGQDPRATVSPERRIAPIFEDRMYQAPLFNTQQATLCRSASGMGSLQRTSSQRSAMTYQRTNLALNTAATYADPYRSAQYRPCDSNYSRQAGIMDDPTRSPSIDSIQKDPREFAWRDPELTEVIHMLQHHFPSVQANAAAYLQHLCFGDNRIKAEVCRLGGIKHLVDLLDHKVLEVQRNSCGALRNLVYGKVMDENKIALRNAGGIPALLRLLRKSVDAEIRELVTGVLWNLSSCDAVKMTIIRDALSTLTNTVIIPHSGWSSSTFEEDHKLKFHSSLVLRNTTGCLRNLSSAGEEARKQMRTCEGLVDSLLYVIKACVNTSDFDSKIVENCICTLRNLSYRLELELPPSRLIGVQEVDAILGSESPCKDVSSSCWGRKKKKKKKNSQEDTWDGVGPIPGFSKPPMGAEMLWHPAVVKPYLTLLAESSNPSTLEGAAGSLQNLSAGNWKFAAYIRASVRKEKGLPILVELLRMDNDRVVCSVATALRNMALDVRNKELIGKYAMRDLVNRLPGGNTTLLSDETVAAICCTLHEVTSRNMENAKALADTGGIEKLVNITKGRGDRFSLKVVKASAQVLSTLWQYRDLRAIYKKDGWTQNHFLTPVSTLERDRFKSQPALPTNSTQLSPLNHPAASAMSSPAIRDHGLRDYPRTQSTMQFYNYPVDNSIHQIQYTGSGKPSPYYYPSPTREEPRRTQPLYFTDEVGRRTYDPYRMFVQHPHGYNDGYADEVLTYVPAMDYSGQTQTLKPTNNYVDIYASTRRPSYRPEQYPGSPDSWV; encoded by the exons GAACTCCAGTTTGAAAGGCTGACGCGAGAGCTGGAGGTTGAGAGGCAGATTGTGGCCAATCAACTGGAAAGATGCAGACTTGATGCAGAGTCACCAGGTGCTGGAAGCAGCAG CTCATCTGAAAAGTCTCTGCCATGGAGAACTGCCG ACATCCCCAACCCGGGGCACCTCCAGTCACGACCCACCGACAGCTCTCAGTCTCCAAATTACCGCACAAGGATCGAGTCGGAGCAGTTGTCGCCATACTCTCCGGAACAGTCCTCCCCTCATGAAA TGTCCATAGGGAACTCGCACAGTTCAATTCCGATGAATTCATACTCAGACAGCGGTTACCAGGATGCGACCACCGCCTACCACAGCAACCAGAATGCGGTCAAATCAGAGCTGAGGATGCAGCACTCCTTTCCTGGTGCAGGCACTAGCACAAGCACCCCCGCCAAGACCGTCAGGGCGGAGGGGCAAGCCTCGGCACAG GTCCTATCCGTGGGTGGAGTGGTGCCTGGCCGTGCAATGCGGAGAGTTAGCTCAGTGCCTTCTCGCTCTCACTCCCCATCCCATGTGAGCAGCGTGTCACCCCCCCGCAGCTCCCTGCGTACCGGTGCAGGCAGCACATACGGTTCGCCCATTGTCACGGAGCCCAAACCCCTCTCCTGTATCTTTTCCACCACTTTGCCCCCCTCCACCAACCGTGCCGGAACTGGTGGCTCGCCTCTATCCACCCTGAAAAACTCCCCGGCCGCTCTACGACGTGTGGGTTCTGCCAACTCCAGACAGGCCAGCACAAGCCGCACAACGTCACCCTACCAGGCCTCAGTGGGCTCTTCGTCGGGCCGTGTGGGCTCGCCTCTGACACTGACGGAGGGCAAGCAGCTCTGTCACTCGTCTCCGGTTCGAGCGAGTATGGTGGCTGTACCCCAACACTACAGCTCAACTCTGCCCCATACCCTCATCCACAACGCTGATCCTTACAGGCCGCAGGGGTATGACGTTTACGAGCGCAGGTCACGGCCTGAAAGCCTTGCAG ACCCTGTGTTGGATGATGTTCAAG GCATGCGTAACACGTATGCCACTCAGCACAACCAGTTGGGCCAAGACCCGAGGGCCACCGTATCTCCAGAGCGTCGTATTGCGCCCATCTTTGAGGACCGCATGTATCAAGCCCCCTTGTTCAACACGCAACAGGCCACCCTCTGCAGAAGCGCTTCAG GCATGGGGAGTCTCCAGCGGACATCAAGTCAACGCAGTGCCATGACTTACCAAAGAACAAACTTGGCTCTTAACACAGCTGCCACCTATGCGGATCCGTATCGCTCGGCGCAGTATCGGCCATGCGACTCCAACTACAGTCGTCAGGCTGGCATCATGGATGATCCCACCCGCTCACCCTCAATAGACAGCATCCAGAAGGACCCCAG GGAGTTTGCTTGGCGCGACCCAGAGCTGACAGAAGTGATTCACATGCTGCAGCACCACTTCCCATCCGTGCAGGCCAACGCAGCCGCCTACCTTCAGCACCTCTGCTTTGGTGATAACCGAATTAAGGCCGAG GTATGTCGGCTAGGCGGGATCAAACACCTGGTTGACTTACTAGACCATAAAGTGCTGGAGGTCCAGAGGAACTCCTGTGGAGCTCTGAGGAACCTAGTATATGGAAAAGTAATGGATGAAAACAAGATAGCTCTGAGGAACGCAGGTGGCATCCCAGCTCTTCTCCGACTGCTAAGGAAAAGTGTTGATGCAGAGATTCGAGAGCTTGTCACAG GGGTGCTGTGGAATCTGTCGTCTTGCGACGCCGTCAAGATGACAATCATCCGCGACGCCTTATCTACTCTGACCAACACTGTGATTATACCCCACTCGGGATGGAGCAGCTCAACTTTTGAAGAGGACCACAAACTTAAATTTCACTCATCGTTGGTCCTCAGAAACACTACAGGTTGCTTGAG AAACCTGAGCTCAGCTGGCGAGGAGGCCCGAAAACAGATGCGCACCTGTGAGGGTTTGGTTGACTCACTGCTCTACGTCATCAAAGCATGCGTCAACACTTCAGACTTTGATAGCAAG ATAGTGGAGAACTGCATTTGCACGCTAAGGAACCTGTCGTACCGCCTGGAGCTGGAGCTGCCTCCGTCGCGCCTGATCGGCGTACAGGAGGTCGACGCCATTCTGGGATCTGAATCGCCATGCAAAGATGTCAGCTCTAGCTGCTGgggaaggaagaagaagaagaagaaaaagaactcACAGGAAGACACC tGGGATGGCGTGGGACCCATTCCAGGTTTCTCAAAGCCACCCATGGGCGCCGAGATGCTTTGGCACCCTGCGGTGGTAAAGCCTTACTTGACGTTACTCGCCGAGAGCTCCAATCCTTCCACACTTGAGGGTGCTGCCGGGTCACTTCAGAATCTGTCAGCTGGCAACTGGAAG TTTGCAGCATACATCCGGGCTTCAGTGCGTAAGGAGAAAGGACTGCCTATCCTTGTGGAGCTCCTGCGGATGGATAATGATCGGGTGGTATGTTCGGTGGCGACCGCACTGAGAAACATGGCGCTGGATGTCCGAAATAAAGAGCTCATTG GGAAGTACGCCATGAGGGACCTGGTCAACCGCCTCCCTGGGGGAAATACCACCTTGCTGTCGGACGAGACGGTGGCGGCCATCTGTTGCACCTTGCATGAGGTCACAAGCAGGAACATGGAAAACGCCAAGGCGCTGGCAGACACGGGCGGAATTGAGAAGCTAGTCAACATCACCAAGGGCAGAGGAGACCG ATTTTCTCTAAAAGTGGTCAAGGCGTCTGCTCAGGTGCTCAGCACATTGTGGCAGTACAGAGATTTACGTGCCATTTATAAGAAA GACGGATGGACTCAAAACCATTTCCTCACTCCCGTATCCACACTGGAGCGGGACAGGTTTAAATCACAGCCTGCCCTCCCCACCAACAGTACTCAGCTGTCCCCCCTCAACCACCCTG CCGCCAGCGCCATGTCGTCTCCTGCCATTCGCGATCACGGCCTGAGAGATTATCCAAGAACACAGTCAACTATGCAGTTTTACAACTACCCAGTGGACAACAGTATTCACCAAATCCAGTATACAG GTTCTGGAAAGCCTTCACCGTATTACTACCCGTCACCCACGCGGGAGGAGCCCAGACGAACACAG CCTTTGTATTTCACCGATGAGGTCGGCAGGAGGACATACGATCCGTACAGGATGTTCGTGCAGCATCCGCACGGCTACAACGACGGCTACGCGGACGAAGTCTTGACGTACGTGCCCGCCATGGACTACAGTGGGCAGACGCAGACGCTTAAGCCCACCAACAACTACGTGGACATTTACGCCAGCACGCGCAGGCCCTCTTACCGACCCGAGCAGTACCCCGGATCCCCAGACTCGTGGGTCTAA
- the dap1b gene encoding death-associated protein-like 1 homolog, producing MMVQPGSKSGTKDTRLLRAGHPPAVKAGSKRVAKKGSEEAYPHGTPEKETKRSDKARMQKVSLLLAGTIDKLSHDFPETPVSVRHSKMRPAVEKPHSPRLTFCIHQPRKF from the exons ATGATGGTTCAACCAGGCAGCAAAAGTGGCACCAAAGACACTCGCTTGCTCAGAGCTGGACATCCTCCTGCTG TTAAGGCTGGAAGCAAACGAGTGGCTAAGAAGGGCTCGGAAGAGGCGTACCCCCATGGGACCCCAGAGAAGGAGACCAAGAGGTCTGACAAAGCCAG GATGCAAAAAGTGAGTCTTCTTCTGGCTGGTACTATTGACAAG CTCAGCCACGACTTTCCCGAGACCCCTGTGAGCGTGAGGCACAGCAAGATGCGGCCCGCCGTGGAGAAGCCTCATTCACCTCGTCTCACCTTCTGCATCCACCAGCCCAGGAAGTTCTAA
- the pkp4 gene encoding plakophilin-4 isoform X3 — MFPESNAKERKAGGMPVPEQSPVMEEGLLSRSRSSGRNMELKSMANNILASVKEQELQFERLTRELEVERQIVANQLERCRLDAESPGAGSSSSSEKSLPWRTADIPNPGHLQSRPTDSSQSPNYRTRIESEQLSPYSPEQSSPHEMSIGNSHSSIPMNSYSDSGYQDATTAYHSNQNAVKSELRMQHSFPGAGTSTSTPAKTVRAEGQASAQVLSVGGVVPGRAMRRVSSVPSRSHSPSHVSSVSPPRSSLRTGAGSTYGSPIVTEPKPLSCIFSTTLPPSTNRAGTGGSPLSTLKNSPAALRRVGSANSRQASTSRTTSPYQASVGSSSGRVGSPLTLTEGKQLCHSSPVRASMVAVPQHYSSTLPHTLIHNADPYRPQGYDVYERRSRPESLAGMRNTYATQHNQLGQDPRATVSPERRIAPIFEDRMYQAPLFNTQQATLCRSASGMGSLQRTSSQRSAMTYQRTNLALNTAATYADPYRSAQYRPCDSNYSRQAGIMDDPTRSPSIDSIQKDPREFAWRDPELTEVIHMLQHHFPSVQANAAAYLQHLCFGDNRIKAEVCRLGGIKHLVDLLDHKVLEVQRNSCGALRNLVYGKVMDENKIALRNAGGIPALLRLLRKSVDAEIRELVTGVLWNLSSCDAVKMTIIRDALSTLTNTVIIPHSGWSSSTFEEDHKLKFHSSLVLRNTTGCLRNLSSAGEEARKQMRTCEGLVDSLLYVIKACVNTSDFDSKIVENCICTLRNLSYRLELELPPSRLIGVQEVDAILGSESPCKDVSSSCWGRKKKKKKKNSQEDTWDGVGPIPGFSKPPMGAEMLWHPAVVKPYLTLLAESSNPSTLEGAAGSLQNLSAGNWKFAAYIRASVRKEKGLPILVELLRMDNDRVVCSVATALRNMALDVRNKELIGKYAMRDLVNRLPGGNTTLLSDETVAAICCTLHEVTSRNMENAKALADTGGIEKLVNITKGRGDRFSLKVVKASAQVLSTLWQYRDLRAIYKKDGWTQNHFLTPVSTLERDRFKSQPALPTNSTQLSPLNHPAASAMSSPAIRDHGLRDYPRTQSTMQFYNYPVDNSIHQIQYTGSGKPSPYYYPSPTREEPRRTQPLYFTDEVGRRTYDPYRMFVQHPHGYNDGYADEVLTYVPAMDYSGQTQTLKPTNNYVDIYASTRRPSYRPEQYPGSPDSWV, encoded by the exons GAACTCCAGTTTGAAAGGCTGACGCGAGAGCTGGAGGTTGAGAGGCAGATTGTGGCCAATCAACTGGAAAGATGCAGACTTGATGCAGAGTCACCAGGTGCTGGAAGCAGCAG CTCATCTGAAAAGTCTCTGCCATGGAGAACTGCCG ACATCCCCAACCCGGGGCACCTCCAGTCACGACCCACCGACAGCTCTCAGTCTCCAAATTACCGCACAAGGATCGAGTCGGAGCAGTTGTCGCCATACTCTCCGGAACAGTCCTCCCCTCATGAAA TGTCCATAGGGAACTCGCACAGTTCAATTCCGATGAATTCATACTCAGACAGCGGTTACCAGGATGCGACCACCGCCTACCACAGCAACCAGAATGCGGTCAAATCAGAGCTGAGGATGCAGCACTCCTTTCCTGGTGCAGGCACTAGCACAAGCACCCCCGCCAAGACCGTCAGGGCGGAGGGGCAAGCCTCGGCACAG GTCCTATCCGTGGGTGGAGTGGTGCCTGGCCGTGCAATGCGGAGAGTTAGCTCAGTGCCTTCTCGCTCTCACTCCCCATCCCATGTGAGCAGCGTGTCACCCCCCCGCAGCTCCCTGCGTACCGGTGCAGGCAGCACATACGGTTCGCCCATTGTCACGGAGCCCAAACCCCTCTCCTGTATCTTTTCCACCACTTTGCCCCCCTCCACCAACCGTGCCGGAACTGGTGGCTCGCCTCTATCCACCCTGAAAAACTCCCCGGCCGCTCTACGACGTGTGGGTTCTGCCAACTCCAGACAGGCCAGCACAAGCCGCACAACGTCACCCTACCAGGCCTCAGTGGGCTCTTCGTCGGGCCGTGTGGGCTCGCCTCTGACACTGACGGAGGGCAAGCAGCTCTGTCACTCGTCTCCGGTTCGAGCGAGTATGGTGGCTGTACCCCAACACTACAGCTCAACTCTGCCCCATACCCTCATCCACAACGCTGATCCTTACAGGCCGCAGGGGTATGACGTTTACGAGCGCAGGTCACGGCCTGAAAGCCTTGCAG GCATGCGTAACACGTATGCCACTCAGCACAACCAGTTGGGCCAAGACCCGAGGGCCACCGTATCTCCAGAGCGTCGTATTGCGCCCATCTTTGAGGACCGCATGTATCAAGCCCCCTTGTTCAACACGCAACAGGCCACCCTCTGCAGAAGCGCTTCAG GCATGGGGAGTCTCCAGCGGACATCAAGTCAACGCAGTGCCATGACTTACCAAAGAACAAACTTGGCTCTTAACACAGCTGCCACCTATGCGGATCCGTATCGCTCGGCGCAGTATCGGCCATGCGACTCCAACTACAGTCGTCAGGCTGGCATCATGGATGATCCCACCCGCTCACCCTCAATAGACAGCATCCAGAAGGACCCCAG GGAGTTTGCTTGGCGCGACCCAGAGCTGACAGAAGTGATTCACATGCTGCAGCACCACTTCCCATCCGTGCAGGCCAACGCAGCCGCCTACCTTCAGCACCTCTGCTTTGGTGATAACCGAATTAAGGCCGAG GTATGTCGGCTAGGCGGGATCAAACACCTGGTTGACTTACTAGACCATAAAGTGCTGGAGGTCCAGAGGAACTCCTGTGGAGCTCTGAGGAACCTAGTATATGGAAAAGTAATGGATGAAAACAAGATAGCTCTGAGGAACGCAGGTGGCATCCCAGCTCTTCTCCGACTGCTAAGGAAAAGTGTTGATGCAGAGATTCGAGAGCTTGTCACAG GGGTGCTGTGGAATCTGTCGTCTTGCGACGCCGTCAAGATGACAATCATCCGCGACGCCTTATCTACTCTGACCAACACTGTGATTATACCCCACTCGGGATGGAGCAGCTCAACTTTTGAAGAGGACCACAAACTTAAATTTCACTCATCGTTGGTCCTCAGAAACACTACAGGTTGCTTGAG AAACCTGAGCTCAGCTGGCGAGGAGGCCCGAAAACAGATGCGCACCTGTGAGGGTTTGGTTGACTCACTGCTCTACGTCATCAAAGCATGCGTCAACACTTCAGACTTTGATAGCAAG ATAGTGGAGAACTGCATTTGCACGCTAAGGAACCTGTCGTACCGCCTGGAGCTGGAGCTGCCTCCGTCGCGCCTGATCGGCGTACAGGAGGTCGACGCCATTCTGGGATCTGAATCGCCATGCAAAGATGTCAGCTCTAGCTGCTGgggaaggaagaagaagaagaagaaaaagaactcACAGGAAGACACC tGGGATGGCGTGGGACCCATTCCAGGTTTCTCAAAGCCACCCATGGGCGCCGAGATGCTTTGGCACCCTGCGGTGGTAAAGCCTTACTTGACGTTACTCGCCGAGAGCTCCAATCCTTCCACACTTGAGGGTGCTGCCGGGTCACTTCAGAATCTGTCAGCTGGCAACTGGAAG TTTGCAGCATACATCCGGGCTTCAGTGCGTAAGGAGAAAGGACTGCCTATCCTTGTGGAGCTCCTGCGGATGGATAATGATCGGGTGGTATGTTCGGTGGCGACCGCACTGAGAAACATGGCGCTGGATGTCCGAAATAAAGAGCTCATTG GGAAGTACGCCATGAGGGACCTGGTCAACCGCCTCCCTGGGGGAAATACCACCTTGCTGTCGGACGAGACGGTGGCGGCCATCTGTTGCACCTTGCATGAGGTCACAAGCAGGAACATGGAAAACGCCAAGGCGCTGGCAGACACGGGCGGAATTGAGAAGCTAGTCAACATCACCAAGGGCAGAGGAGACCG ATTTTCTCTAAAAGTGGTCAAGGCGTCTGCTCAGGTGCTCAGCACATTGTGGCAGTACAGAGATTTACGTGCCATTTATAAGAAA GACGGATGGACTCAAAACCATTTCCTCACTCCCGTATCCACACTGGAGCGGGACAGGTTTAAATCACAGCCTGCCCTCCCCACCAACAGTACTCAGCTGTCCCCCCTCAACCACCCTG CCGCCAGCGCCATGTCGTCTCCTGCCATTCGCGATCACGGCCTGAGAGATTATCCAAGAACACAGTCAACTATGCAGTTTTACAACTACCCAGTGGACAACAGTATTCACCAAATCCAGTATACAG GTTCTGGAAAGCCTTCACCGTATTACTACCCGTCACCCACGCGGGAGGAGCCCAGACGAACACAG CCTTTGTATTTCACCGATGAGGTCGGCAGGAGGACATACGATCCGTACAGGATGTTCGTGCAGCATCCGCACGGCTACAACGACGGCTACGCGGACGAAGTCTTGACGTACGTGCCCGCCATGGACTACAGTGGGCAGACGCAGACGCTTAAGCCCACCAACAACTACGTGGACATTTACGCCAGCACGCGCAGGCCCTCTTACCGACCCGAGCAGTACCCCGGATCCCCAGACTCGTGGGTCTAA